DNA sequence from the Betaproteobacteria bacterium genome:
TCTGCACCGCGTCCTGCGCGCCGAACTCGGCCTGGAGCGCGCCCGCTGGGTCGCGCGTGCAGCGGGCTTTGCCACCGGCGACTATCTGCTGAGCGAACGCATCCCACGAGTGGTCCAGTTCGTCATGCGGGCGCTGCCCTCCAGGGTCGCGAGTCGTCTCTTGCTCGCCGCACTGCGCCGCCATGCCTGGACCTTCTCGGGCAGCAGCGTCTTTGCCGCACGCACCGGGCGCCCCCTGCACATCTGGATCAGCAGTTGCCTCGTCTGCTGTGGATCGATCGCCCACGAACCGCTCTGTGACTACTACGCGGCGACCTTTCAGCGCCTGTTTCGCGGACTGGTCGATCCTGGCGCGGTCGTCCGTGAGACGGAATGCGAAGCCATGGGGGCGGATGCCTGCCTGTTCGAGGTCAAATGGTAAGGCGTCCGGCACACGACGAAGGCTGGGGCCGCTGCCGGGCGCAGCGGAAGACGTCCGGGAGAAACCGCAGAACGAA
Encoded proteins:
- the bchJ gene encoding bacteriochlorophyll 4-vinyl reductase, which gives rise to MVVVASEHRIREKRIGRIGPNAITRVADALRLQVGQGGTARLFRSAGIERYLVSPPRQMVDEREVKHLHRVLRAELGLERARWVARAAGFATGDYLLSERIPRVVQFVMRALPSRVASRLLLAALRRHAWTFSGSSVFAARTGRPLHIWISSCLVCCGSIAHEPLCDYYAATFQRLFRGLVDPGAVVRETECEAMGADACLFEVKW